One genomic region from Augochlora pura isolate Apur16 chromosome 7, APUR_v2.2.1, whole genome shotgun sequence encodes:
- the LOC144472369 gene encoding uncharacterized protein LOC144472369, with translation MTAAYTNDLITQEQNAEKKMSTMMSKAQCNQKEQTTGEENTEIGSAEKMKLTTGGQDQKEIPINLEESSPSTSIDTLISDEQNDGDALKCRRLSEATEVLEENENNVTVDDKEDVIAESAEIENIDVSVDSESIVANSKNLDTVVSPGDDVHFSESDAENAISETRGNDSPTKNVFKMQELQNCIKCVTKVTNVSSNHEISNGSLEVADFRNISDETYDPESELNFHEAVRAGDAKCIAALLARDSIQNLDEPDWNVSGDPPLLVAATNHCLPVLGLLLANGCDPAVRSPRGETALHRVISNGGPGNVLQFVGELLKYGCPSGVKEGGGGLTALHILTRQLAHAQGSKNLHHNFEAALKTLDLLARAGPVNAKDHQGRSALHILASSTIFDNNHRTEIESLIGILLAAGADPSLKNDRGETPLHECLECGALNTAQLLIPHTSNGLMSRYGETPLHIACRKNYPDMVAKLLEQGEDPSVQDAGGNTPLHLASARGFHQIVSLLVTSPLAQIEKCNSEGLTALQVAAESGFVNAVKLLLKAGADPSQTVHYCATTLHRHPDISVLIDHELSRRRQLAA, from the exons ATGACTGCCGCATACACGAACGATCTCATAACCCAGGAACAGAACGCGGAGAAGAAGATGAGCACGATGATGAGTAAAGCTCAGTGCAACCAGAAAGAGCAAACGACAGGCGAGGAAAATACCGAAATCGGTTCTGCGGAAAAGATGAAGCTTACAACAGGTGGCCAAGATCAAAAGGAGATCCCTATTAATCTCGAGGAATCGTCGCCTTCCACATCGATTGATACGTTAATATCCGACGAACAAAATGATGGAGATGCTTTAAAATGCAGGAGACTTTCCGAAGCCACGGAGGTTTTggaggaaaatgaaaataatgtaaccgTAGATGACAAAGAGGATGTGATTGCAGAGTCagctgaaattgaaaatattgatgtGTCCGTAGATAGTGAATCGATTGTCGCGAATTCAAAAAATCTTGACACGGTCGTATCGCCAGGAGACGATGTACATTTTAGTGAAAGTGATGCTGAAAATGCGATCTCGGAAACACGTGGAAATGATTCCCCTACGaagaatgtatttaaaatgcaagaattacaaaattgtattaagtGCGTTACGAAAGTTACAAATGTTTCAAGTAATCATGAAATTTCTAATGGGTCGCTCGAAGTGGCGgactttcgaaatatttccgaTGAGACATACGATCCAGAAAGTGAACTGAATTTCCATGAGGCCGTACGTGCCGGAGACGCTAAATGCATCGCAGCGCTTCTTGCAAGGGACTCTATACAAAACCTGGACGAACCGGATTGGAATGTTTCAGGTGATCCGCCCTTATTAGTGGCCGCTACCAATCATTGTTTGCCTGTTCTCGG TCTACTTCTTGCGAACGGATGCGATCCAGCTGTTCGTTCTCCTCGAGGCGAGACGGCGCTTCACAGGGTGATCTCGAACGGAGGGCCAGgaaatgtattacaatttgTAGGAGAACTGCTGAAATATGGTTGTCCATCAGGCGTTAAAGAAGGAGGCGGCGGATTGACCGCGTTACACATATTAACGCGGCAGTTAGCGCATGCACAAGGATCGAAGAACCTTCATCATAATTTCGAAGCGGCACTAAAAACTCTCGATTTATTAGCACGTGCTGGCCCTGTTAACGCGAAAGATCATCAAGGCCGTAGCGCGCTTCACATTTTAGCCTCTTCAACAATCTTTG ATAATAATCATAGAACGGAAATTGAATCATTGATTGGAATATTGTTAGCTGCTGGTGCTGATCCATCATTGAAGAATGATCGTGGCGAAACACCTTTACACGAATGTCTCGAGTGCGGTGCTTTAAACACGGCACAGTTACTGATACCGCACACCTCAAATGGTCTCATGTCACGTTACGGCGAGACACCATTACACATTGCTTGTAGAAAGAACTATCCTGATATGGTggcaaaattattagaacaaGGAGAAGATCCTAGTGTACAAGATGCCGGTGGTAATACACCGTTACATTTAGCTTCTGCAAGGGGATTCCATCAAATAGTTTCTTTGTTAGTTACGTCCCCTCTCGCGCAAATAGAGAAATGTAATAGCGAGGGTTTGACCGCTCTTCAAGTAGCTGCCGAAAGTGGTTTTGTCAATGCAGTGAAACTGCTGTTAAAAGCAGGCGCTGATCCGAGTCAGACAGTACATTATTGCGCAACTACTTTACATCGTCATCCCgatatttcagttttaatagATCATGAATTAAGTAGACGCCGTCAACTCGCTGCTTGA
- the LOC144472247 gene encoding regulator of microtubule dynamics protein 1: MKKYRLQRYIDVFSSIVDLQHSFFNTIMNHLQNSSFIPAAIGLTVGVVSAASIFIYHKILENQYHSNLKGAEARIAELQEELEYVRRTQQKKKQKISQKFTSNDSTYTATDNETDIDVFSTADTDIGADEFYDCSDSESTAAESEIRLSKELNQLDLILERIDQEASENFDIQTYFKLQSLVKSHYDNVNVVWRFARICYDYAEDTDDSDVRKNVIREGIEQCEKVLYIQNADLYKWYAILVGLNGDYLPTAEQIKNGVHFKNYVLKALEMQPDDKELHYLLGRFKFEIANLSWLKKKVAATLFSEIPSATHEEALDCFVTASRLGHNTPQIKLFISKCHIALKQYSHAVNYLDELLKEPALTAADEKVHAEAKTLLNQYSGYRSP, translated from the exons atgaaaaaatatcggCTACAACGGTATATTGATGTATTTAGCTCAATTGTAGATCTGCAACATTCCTTTTTCAACAC cATCATGAACCATTTACAAAACAGCAGTTTCATTCCTGCTGCTATTGGTCTAACTGTTGGTGTTGTCAGCGCAgctagtatatttatttatcataaaattttagaaaatcaatACCATTCAAATTTGAAAGGTGCAGAAGCAAGAATTGCCGAATTGCAAGAAGAATTGGAGTATGTAAg GCGCACTcaacaaaagaagaaacaaaaaatttcaCAGAAATTTACTTCTAACGATAGTACGTACACTGCGACGGATAATGAAACTGACATCGATGTCTTTTCAACGGCAGACACAGACATTGGAGCCGACGAATTTTATGACTGTTCAGACAGCGAAAGTACTGCCGCTGAAAGCGAAATAAG GCTCTCAAAGGAACTGAACCAATTGGATTTAATACTTGAGAGGATTGACCAGGAAGCTAGCGAAAATTTCGACATCCAGACATACTTTAAATTACAGTCATTGGTAAAATCTCATTATGATAATGTAAATGTAGTGTGGCGGTTTGCAAGAATATGTTATGACTATGCGGAGGATACAGATGATTCTGACGTGAGAAAGAACGTAATTCGCGAAG gaaTTGAACAATGCGAGAAAGTTCTTTATATCCAAAATGCCGATTTGTACAAGTGGTATGCTATACTGGTAGGATTAAATGGTGATTATTTACCAACGGCagagcaaataaaaaatggtgTACATTTTAAGAACTATGTATTAAAGGCGTTAGAAATGCAGCCAGACGATAAAGAATTACATTACCTGCTTGGCagatttaaatttgaaatagcaAATTTAAGTTGGCTTAAAAAGAAG GTGGCAGCAACATTATTTTCCGAAATTCCAAGTGCAACGCACGAGGAAGCACTTGATTGTTTCGTGACAGCATCAAGGCTTGGACATAATACTccacaaattaaattatttattagcaaGTGTCACATTGCTTTAAAGCAGTATTCGCACGCGGTTAATTATCTCGATGAACTGTTGAAGGAACCTGCATTGACAGCGGCAGATGAGAAAGTACATGCTGAAGCAAAGACACTTCTTAATCAATATTCAGGATATCGTTCACCATAg
- the LOC144473145 gene encoding lysocardiolipin acyltransferase 1 encodes MRGLLRGTLYCALWYGSVVAGFLFIACPMIPLLLFSPLKFRKFNDFLFSCWELYSTALLKVFGVKILVSGDHISPDESAILVMNHRTRVDWNFLWAAMYQACLPGIAAHRLKFVLKDPIRHIPGPGWIMQMNGFLYITRRWEEDQSRLSHTLNYLVALDRRSQLLIFPEGTDLTKSSKEKSDKYAMKHGLPRYTFTLHPKTTGFSYLVHHLQQANYLDAVYDLTIGYPDYIPQSELDLIKGKLPHEVHFHIKRISSSDMPTDDVPLRQWLERRWCKKEEALERFYEKKSFSTEIWPLENVYPLQVALCFWSTLIGATILLLIISPLFQIWAFTLSSFFVALSFFSTGFNQLEMAWYWRWRTHFLNQKQS; translated from the exons ATGCGTGGACTTTTACGTGGTACTTTGTACTGTGCACTGTGGTATGGCAGTGTAGTGgctggatttttatttattgcttgtCCTATGATACCATTGTTACTTTTTAGTCCtctaaaatttcgaaaattcaatgacttcttattttcttgttGGGAGCTTTATTCTACA gCTCTCCTGAAAGTTTTTGGAGTAAAAATTCTCGTATCTGGAGATCATATATCTCCAGATGAATCTGCTATACTTGTGATGAATCATAGAACTAGAGTAGATTGGAATTTCCTATGGGCGGCGATGTACCAAGCATGCTTGCCTGGTATAGCAGCTCATAGATTGAAGTTTGTTTTAAAAGATCCCATACGGCATATTCCAGGACCAG GTTGGATAATGCAGATGAATGGTTTCCTTTATATAACACGAAGATGGGAAGAGGATCAAAGTCGATTGTCGCACACCCTTAACTATTTAGTGGCATTGGATAGACGTTctcaattgttaatatttccgGAAGGTACAGATTTAACGAAAAGCAGCAAGGAGAAATCGGATAAATATGCTATGAAACATGGATTGCCACGATATACTTTTACTCTCCATCCGAAAACAACAGGATTCAGTTATTTAGTTCATCATCTCCAGCAAGCTAATTACCTCGATGCTGTTTATGATTTAACAATCGGATACCCAGACTATATACCGCAGTCAGAGCTAGACTTAATTAAAGGCAAATTGCCGCACGAAgtacattttcatattaaaaggATATCTTCGTCCGATATGCCAACGGATGATGTACCATTGAGGCAATGGTTAGAACGAAGATGgtgtaaaaaagaagaagcgtTAGAAcgattttatgaaaagaaaagcTTTTCCACTGAAATTTGGCCTTTGGAAAACGTATATCCTTTGCAAGTTGCATTATGCTTTTGGAGTACTTTAATAG GTGCTACGATTTTATTGCTCATTATTTCaccattatttcaaatatggGCATTCACTCTTTCAAGTTTCTTTGTTGCACTATCATTTTTTAGTACTGGCTTTAATCAACTTGAAATGGCATGGTATTGGCGATGGCGAACTCATTTCTTAAATCAAAAGCAAAGTTAA
- the Nnp-1 gene encoding ribosomal RNA processing protein 1 homolog Nnp-1 gives MAVKRAQGHARASLKTSAKRVLGDVKSGKTIIVAQEIKFARLLSSNDKRVRDRILKNLKKWLTVRSKSSFVFTEADFTRLWKGLFYCMWMSDKPLVQEELAESLSRIVHCFDVKDLVLLYTKCAFRTLGTEWLGIDQYRLDKFCMLVRRVIRQTFIKCKERSWDMEWIKGFAEILEKLFVDPKICQGFNMHVTEIFLEELSKVSEGNIPEEVVTELAKPFVSYFIIMDDERQIRHVMRHIFRCLIFQSDIGMDYIDKFQAWRAAGFPNGSIDAVEKIEISDEEEEEYGSAFNTKKVSQSNSGKALDPRAGRVDVELPQIPFNPKDIVTLLTQYKYHPSSTTKSRRQLQRLIKEFVQLSEGKMPLGIKKISLPNTRKKDTDTKLAAKRLLQFEEELYSDTTSKKRKRKRNTELTEDENNTFSEEESKDDTNEDSITRMDAVGKKRKKMKFETIPISSESQINSEISDICNIMSQKKERETKEKIINNKIEETNFKARKNLFPVVKNVNGCKKKKLKKSESAVVNTALAEKQTKVKSCNQWDVSDNTTALTGNGTCLKVVKKSIASDNLQKKNAPKKQLPAWMSSVLKKMENEKNVIEHKVPQHKNVSNSKKRVKIALQRNTAQHTSEYLLQVRRSPSIPYDANRKPLVGVLKASPISNPINPFYRKRG, from the exons ATGGCGGTTAAAAGAGCACAGGGGCACGCACGTGCATCGCTGAAAACGTCTGCGAAACGCGTATTAGGAGACGTTAAAAGTGGGAAGACAATTATTGTTGCCCAGGAAATCAAATTTGCTCGATTGTTATCGAGCAACGATAAAAGGGTTCGAGACAGAATACTTAAAAATCTAAAGAAATGGTTGACAGTTCGGTCGAAAAGTTCATTTG tatttaCAGAAGCAGATTTCACACGTCTGTGGAAAGGATTGTTCTATTGTATGTGGATGTCGGATAAGCCTTTAGTTCAAGAGGAATTAGCAGAATCTCTTAGTAGAATTGTACATTGTTTCGATGTAAAAGATTTGGTATTGCTTTATACCAAGTGTGCTTTCAGAACATTAGGTACAGAATGGCTAGGTATAGATCAATACAGATTAGACAAATTTTGTATG CTAGTGAGAAGAGTGATTCGtcaaacttttataaaatgcaaagaAAGATCATGGGACATGGAATGGATTAAAGGTTTCGCTGAAATACTTGAGAAGCTGTTTGTAGATCCAAAAATATGTCAAGGTTTCAACATGCATGTAACAGAAATATTCTTAGAAGAACTGTCAAAg GTCAGTGAAGGAAATATACCTGAGGAGGTAGTTACAGAACTTGCGAAACCGTTTGTTTCGTACTTTATAATTATGGATGACGAACGACAAATTAGGCATGTTATGAGACATATTTTTAGatgtttaattttccaatCAGATATTGGAATGGATTACATAGACAAATTTCAAGCCTGGAGAGCT GCTGGCTTTCCTAATGGCTCCATTGATGCAGTAGAAAAAATAGAGATAtcagatgaagaagaagaagaatacgGTAGTGCATTTAATACAAAGAAAGTTTCACAGAGTAATTCTGGAAAAGCATTAGATCCGAGAGCTGGAAGAGTAGATGTTGAATTGCCACAAATACCTTTTAATCCTAAAGATATTGTAACACTGTTAACACAATATAAGTATCATCCCTCATCAACAACAAAATCACGTAGACAACTACAACGTCTTATTAAAGA attCGTACAATTGTCAGAAGGCAAAATGCCTCTTGGCATTAAGAAGATAAGTCTACCAAATACGCGAAAGAAGGATACAGACACGAAATTAGCTGCAAAACGTCTTCTGCAGTTCGAAGAGGAATTATATTCTGATACAACGTCCAAAAAAcgtaaaaggaaaagaaatacGGAATTGACGGAGGATGAAAACAATACATTTAGCGAAGAAGAATCAAAAGATGATACAAATGAAGATAGCATAACAAGAATGGACGCTGTtggaaagaagagaaagaagatgAAATTTGAGACAATACCAATTTCTAGCGAATCacaaattaattcagaaatatcagatatatgtaatattatgtcGCAGAAAAAAGAAcgtgaaacaaaagaaaagattattaataataaaatagaagaaactaATTTTAAAGCGAGAAAAAATCTATTTCCAGTAGTTAAGAATGTTAATGGatgtaaaaagaagaaactcaAGAAAAGTGAATCTGCAGTTGTCAATACCGCACTAGCTGAAAAGCAAACGAAAGTCAAAAGTTGTAACCAATGGGATGTTTCTGATAATACAACAGCTTTAACCGGTAACGGTACATGTTTAAAGGttgtaaaaaaatcaattgcaAGCGATAATCTTCAAAAGAAGAATGCACCTAAGAAACAACTACCAGCATGGATGTCATCGgtattaaagaaaatggaaaatgaaaagaac GTTATAGAACATAAAGTACCACagcataaaaatgtttcgaattcgAAAAAACGTGTAAAAATCGCTCTGCAACGCAACACTGCTCAACACACGTCTGAATATCTTCTGCAAGTTCGAAGAAGTCCATCAATTCCATATGATGCAAACAGAAAACCGCTAGTCGGAGTACTAAAAGCAAGTCCTATATCGAATCCAATAAATCCATTTTACAGGAAAAGGGgttaa
- the LOC144472742 gene encoding uncharacterized protein LOC144472742 isoform X1: MESTIVHLEQSVKQADGKLDMIAWKIDTFEKQFENSDSEISVLRLLRSVHQVTKDYENLHREILEVQQLQKQLSDSLKTQLSQVVGHFNLLRSKIVEQHKNPQLK, encoded by the exons ATGGAATCCACAATCGTACACTTGGAGCAGAGT GTTAAACAAGCTGATGGAAAATTGGATATGATCGCGTGGAAAATTGACACTTTCGAGAAGCAATTTGAAAACTCGGATAGCGAG ATCTCTGTGCTTCGTCTATTAAGGTCTGTTCATCAAGTCACAAAAGATTATGAGAATCTTCATCGAGAGATATTGGAGGTACAGCAATTGCAAAAGCAACTTTCAGATTCGCTTAAAACGCAGTTATCCCAAGTTGTCGGACATTTTAATTTGCTGCGTAGCAAGATTGTGGAGCAACACAAAAATCcacagttaaaataa
- the LOC144472742 gene encoding uncharacterized protein LOC144472742 isoform X2, whose translation MIAWKIDTFEKQFENSDSEISVLRLLRSVHQVTKDYENLHREILEVQQLQKQLSDSLKTQLSQVVGHFNLLRSKIVEQHKNPQLK comes from the exons ATGATCGCGTGGAAAATTGACACTTTCGAGAAGCAATTTGAAAACTCGGATAGCGAG ATCTCTGTGCTTCGTCTATTAAGGTCTGTTCATCAAGTCACAAAAGATTATGAGAATCTTCATCGAGAGATATTGGAGGTACAGCAATTGCAAAAGCAACTTTCAGATTCGCTTAAAACGCAGTTATCCCAAGTTGTCGGACATTTTAATTTGCTGCGTAGCAAGATTGTGGAGCAACACAAAAATCcacagttaaaataa